A window of Borrelia sp. A-FGy1 contains these coding sequences:
- the rplD gene encoding 50S ribosomal protein L4, translating into MEMKVFSQDGQELRSIELEDRVFNIDISYGSIYNAIKNELANLRVGTASTKTRAEVRGSSKKPWKQKGMGRARVGTKRNPIWVGGGIALGPKPRDYSYRLPKKVKRLAFRSVLSLHASVKDNFRVIENFTIESGKTKELALIIKNFARDNGKTVFILGNDDQMLKRAGKNIRDLKVLSFNKLRVVDLFYAKNLIVLESAIKGLNKFYVK; encoded by the coding sequence ATGGAAATGAAAGTTTTTTCTCAGGATGGACAAGAACTTCGATCTATAGAATTGGAAGATAGGGTTTTTAATATAGATATTAGCTATGGATCTATATATAATGCTATTAAAAACGAATTAGCTAATCTTAGAGTTGGAACAGCTTCAACTAAAACTAGAGCTGAGGTTAGAGGCAGTTCTAAGAAACCTTGGAAACAAAAGGGAATGGGGCGTGCTAGAGTTGGAACTAAGAGAAATCCAATCTGGGTTGGTGGAGGAATAGCTTTAGGTCCAAAACCAAGAGATTATAGTTATAGATTACCAAAAAAGGTGAAGAGACTTGCTTTTAGGTCTGTTCTTAGTCTGCATGCATCTGTAAAAGATAATTTTAGAGTTATTGAAAATTTTACTATTGAGTCAGGAAAGACAAAGGAACTTGCTTTAATAATAAAGAATTTTGCAAGAGATAATGGAAAGACAGTATTTATATTGGGGAATGATGATCAGATGCTTAAGAGGGCGGGAAAGAATATTAGAGATTTAAAAGTTTTGTCTTTTAATAAACTTAGAGTTGTTGATTTGTTTTATGCTAAGAATTTAATAGTCCTTGAATCTGCTATTAAGGGGCTTAATAAGTTTTATGTTAAATAA
- the rpsH gene encoding 30S ribosomal protein S8, with protein sequence MAVTHSVGDMLTKIRNASRVRHESVEIKMSKINKSILNILKEEGYIKDYNFFDRNGIFFIKAILNYDNKRNPAINKIEAISTPGRKVYSSYKNMPRIKNGYGILIVSSSKGVITGKKARDSRVGGELICSIW encoded by the coding sequence ATGGCAGTTACACATTCAGTTGGAGATATGTTAACTAAGATAAGAAATGCAAGTAGAGTTAGGCATGAATCTGTAGAAATAAAGATGTCTAAAATAAATAAATCAATTTTGAATATTCTTAAAGAAGAAGGGTATATTAAAGATTATAATTTTTTTGATAGAAATGGAATTTTTTTTATTAAGGCAATATTAAATTATGATAATAAAAGAAATCCGGCTATAAATAAAATAGAAGCTATCTCGACTCCTGGAAGAAAGGTATATTCTTCATATAAAAATATGCCTAGAATAAAAAACGGATATGGAATATTAATTGTATCTTCTTCTAAAGGTGTTATTACTGGGAAAAAAGCTAGAGATAGTAGGGTGGGCGGAGAGCTTATTTGTTCAATTTGGTAA
- the rplW gene encoding 50S ribosomal protein L23: MEAYDIIISPMLTEKTNIQRENMNVYAFRVKKQANKKEVSAAIKELFNVVPISCNVINIKSKNKLVVSRKGYPIGKGKTSSWKKAYVYLKKEDKIDIF, encoded by the coding sequence ATGGAAGCTTATGATATAATAATCTCACCTATGCTTACTGAGAAAACTAATATTCAGCGAGAGAATATGAATGTTTATGCTTTTAGAGTTAAAAAACAGGCAAATAAAAAAGAGGTTAGTGCTGCTATTAAAGAACTTTTTAATGTTGTTCCAATATCATGTAATGTGATTAATATTAAAAGTAAGAATAAGTTAGTGGTGTCAAGGAAAGGTTATCCTATAGGTAAAGGGAAAACTTCTTCATGGAAAAAAGCATATGTTTATCTTAAAAAAGAAGATAAGATAGATATTTTTTAG
- the rplX gene encoding 50S ribosomal protein L24: MKTKLRVGDNVKILCGKDRGKIGKIISIDRKKFKVIVEACNMVKKVIKARTPQEKGKIIDKEAAIDISNVMLYVGGVASRVGIKFKDDEKKRFLKVNGENI, translated from the coding sequence ATGAAGACAAAATTGAGAGTAGGTGATAATGTAAAAATTCTTTGCGGTAAGGACAGGGGAAAGATTGGTAAGATTATTAGCATAGACAGAAAAAAATTTAAGGTTATTGTTGAAGCCTGTAATATGGTTAAAAAGGTTATTAAAGCAAGAACACCCCAAGAAAAAGGCAAAATAATAGATAAAGAGGCAGCTATAGACATTTCGAATGTAATGCTATATGTAGGGGGAGTAGCTTCTAGGGTAGGAATTAAGTTTAAAGACGATGAAAAAAAGAGATTTCTTAAAGTAAATGGGGAGAATATTTAG
- the rplE gene encoding 50S ribosomal protein L5 codes for MSYVPELKRYYRNNIIKELVEEFQYKSIMQVPKVDKIVVSMGVGEAVKNKKLLDSAVVELSQITGQLAIKTKAKRAIAGFKIRQGQQIGAKVTLRGNIMYEFLYKLINLALPRVKDFRGVNGNSFDGNGNYSFGISEQIIFSEIDYDKIERISGLNVTIVTTALNDREGKALLSKFGMPFSS; via the coding sequence ATGAGTTATGTTCCTGAATTGAAGAGATATTATAGGAATAATATTATAAAAGAACTTGTTGAAGAATTTCAGTATAAATCTATTATGCAGGTTCCTAAAGTAGATAAAATAGTTGTTTCTATGGGTGTTGGAGAAGCTGTTAAAAATAAAAAACTTTTAGATTCGGCCGTTGTTGAGCTTAGTCAAATTACAGGACAGCTGGCTATAAAGACTAAAGCTAAAAGAGCTATTGCTGGATTTAAGATTAGACAAGGGCAACAAATCGGAGCTAAGGTTACACTCAGGGGTAATATTATGTACGAATTTTTGTATAAGCTTATAAATTTAGCCTTGCCTCGTGTTAAAGATTTTAGAGGGGTTAACGGTAATTCTTTTGATGGCAATGGTAATTATTCTTTTGGAATATCAGAACAAATAATATTTTCTGAGATAGATTATGATAAAATAGAGAGGATATCTGGCTTGAATGTTACAATAGTAACAACGGCTTTAAATGATAGAGAAGGGAAAGCTTTGCTTTCCAAATTTGGTATGCCATTTAGTAGTTAA
- the rplC gene encoding 50S ribosomal protein L3, translated as MLGLIGKKVGMTQIFQENGVVVPVTVIQFESNYVIGKKTVKRDGYDALIMGSVDLKNFKVLKPVRGQYKNLENIVPKKYVIEFRDLKGYDAGDEIKIDVFKEIKYVDVTGTTKGKGFQGAMKRHNFSGGPSSHGSKFHRHLGGTGQATTPARTFKGTKMAGRMGGEQQTIQNLEVILIDVERRALLVKGAVPGFKGSFVIVKKARKVSV; from the coding sequence ATGTTGGGATTGATTGGAAAAAAAGTAGGTATGACTCAAATATTTCAGGAAAATGGGGTTGTGGTGCCTGTTACGGTGATACAATTTGAATCCAATTATGTTATAGGGAAAAAGACAGTAAAGAGGGATGGATATGATGCTCTTATAATGGGTTCTGTTGATCTTAAAAATTTTAAGGTTTTAAAACCTGTAAGAGGTCAATATAAAAACTTAGAAAACATTGTACCTAAGAAGTATGTTATAGAATTTAGAGATCTCAAGGGTTATGATGCTGGTGATGAAATTAAGATTGATGTTTTTAAAGAAATTAAGTATGTGGATGTTACTGGTACTACTAAAGGTAAAGGATTTCAGGGAGCTATGAAGAGGCATAATTTCAGTGGTGGTCCTTCTTCTCATGGGTCTAAATTTCATAGACATCTTGGTGGCACTGGGCAGGCTACTACACCTGCTAGAACTTTTAAGGGCACTAAAATGGCTGGCAGGATGGGAGGAGAACAGCAGACTATTCAAAATCTTGAAGTCATTTTGATTGATGTGGAAAGAAGAGCTCTTTTAGTAAAGGGAGCTGTACCGGGATTTAAGGGTTCTTTTGTTATTGTTAAAAAAGCAAGAAAAGTGAGTGTTTAA
- the rpmC gene encoding 50S ribosomal protein L29 — MLKKFKDMSLDDIRAKKLILRKEYMDLRFRAVVGHVENTLKKREVRRDIARLNTIIHEYEIGIRKV; from the coding sequence ATGTTAAAGAAATTTAAAGATATGTCACTTGATGATATTAGAGCTAAGAAGCTTATTTTAAGGAAAGAATATATGGATTTAAGGTTTAGAGCAGTTGTGGGGCATGTTGAGAATACTTTAAAAAAGAGAGAAGTAAGAAGAGATATTGCAAGACTTAATACAATCATTCATGAATATGAAATAGGAATTAGGAAGGTTTAA
- the rplF gene encoding 50S ribosomal protein L6 — MSRIGKLPIKILSSVKVDINGNLITVEGNKGKLSQVIRNGIKVRVEDSSIIVERSFEDKQTRAFHGLYRSLIFNMVKGVTDGFSKSLTINGIGYRVEQQGRSLFFNLGYSTQFEYVIPDGISIKLDSNAKIAVEGIDKCKVGQVAAEIRRLKMPEPYKGKGIKYDDEVIKRKVGKSGVKK; from the coding sequence ATGTCACGTATTGGTAAACTTCCTATAAAAATTTTAAGTTCTGTTAAAGTTGATATTAATGGTAATTTGATAACGGTTGAAGGGAATAAAGGTAAGTTGAGTCAGGTGATAAGGAATGGCATTAAGGTTAGAGTTGAGGATAGTAGCATTATTGTAGAACGTTCTTTTGAAGATAAGCAAACAAGGGCTTTTCATGGTCTTTATAGGAGTTTGATTTTTAATATGGTTAAAGGAGTAACGGATGGATTTTCGAAATCCCTCACTATTAATGGTATAGGTTACAGAGTTGAGCAGCAGGGGAGAAGTCTCTTTTTTAATTTAGGATATTCAACTCAATTTGAATATGTGATACCTGATGGTATTTCTATTAAGCTTGATAGTAATGCTAAAATTGCTGTTGAAGGTATAGATAAATGTAAGGTTGGGCAAGTTGCTGCTGAAATTAGAAGATTAAAAATGCCAGAGCCTTATAAGGGTAAAGGAATTAAATATGATGATGAGGTAATTAAACGAAAAGTAGGGAAGTCAGGGGTAAAAAAATAA
- the rpsQ gene encoding 30S ribosomal protein S17, which produces MARENKRELIGKVVSDRMSKTIVVEIVQRRMHPIYHKYLKVSRRVKAHDGKEEAKVGDKVRIIEARPISKEKRWMLIGILEKSK; this is translated from the coding sequence ATGGCAAGAGAAAATAAGAGAGAATTAATTGGTAAGGTTGTTAGTGATAGAATGAGTAAAACTATTGTTGTTGAAATTGTTCAGAGAAGGATGCATCCTATCTATCATAAATATTTGAAGGTTAGTAGAAGAGTTAAGGCCCATGATGGGAAGGAAGAAGCTAAAGTTGGAGATAAAGTAAGAATTATTGAAGCTAGACCTATTAGTAAAGAGAAGAGATGGATGCTTATTGGAATTTTAGAAAAATCAAAGTAA
- the rpsC gene encoding 30S ribosomal protein S3, whose protein sequence is MGQKVHPYSLRIKINKDWKSKWYFDKKLYPEILYEDFLIRQETMKFLKGIRFDISNIEIIRNNLQGVTVIISTPRPGSVIGVKGANLEKIGQLLARKISKKINIKIKEIKKPEFDAQIIANGIARQIENRVSYRKLLKTSISSSISKGLQGIKIKVSGRLGGAEIARTFEVKEGRIPLHTLRANIDYGFTEAQTTYGVIGIKVWVFKGELLGKKVNSDAGQLINRKILREKNESFDKSKIVNDKNVSDNKNRKAIDGDKFFKEKLGVGSGYKNKSFSKRDSSTYGLKES, encoded by the coding sequence ATGGGTCAAAAAGTACATCCTTACAGTCTAAGAATAAAGATTAATAAGGATTGGAAGTCGAAATGGTATTTTGATAAAAAGTTGTATCCTGAGATACTTTACGAAGATTTCTTAATAAGACAAGAAACTATGAAGTTTCTTAAGGGGATTAGATTTGATATTTCCAATATAGAGATTATTAGAAATAACCTTCAGGGTGTAACAGTGATAATTTCTACTCCAAGACCTGGTTCTGTTATTGGAGTTAAGGGCGCTAATCTTGAAAAGATAGGGCAGTTATTAGCTAGGAAAATTTCTAAAAAGATTAATATTAAAATAAAAGAGATTAAGAAGCCAGAATTTGATGCCCAAATTATTGCTAATGGAATAGCAAGACAAATTGAGAATAGAGTTTCTTATAGAAAGCTTTTAAAAACTTCAATTTCATCTTCTATTTCAAAAGGTCTTCAGGGTATAAAGATTAAAGTTTCAGGCAGACTTGGTGGCGCTGAAATTGCTAGAACTTTTGAAGTTAAAGAAGGAAGAATACCGTTACATACTCTTAGAGCTAATATAGACTATGGGTTTACTGAGGCACAAACGACTTATGGTGTTATTGGTATTAAGGTTTGGGTGTTTAAAGGTGAGCTTTTAGGTAAAAAAGTTAATTCAGATGCTGGTCAGTTGATAAATAGGAAGATTTTAAGAGAAAAAAATGAAAGCTTTGATAAGAGTAAAATAGTTAATGATAAGAATGTTTCAGATAACAAAAATAGAAAAGCTATAGATGGGGATAAGTTTTTTAAGGAGAAATTAGGAGTTGGATCTGGGTATAAGAATAAATCTTTTTCTAAGAGGGATTCTAGTACCTATGGTCTTAAGGAGAGTTAA
- the rplP gene encoding 50S ribosomal protein L16, with protein MLSPKKVKYRKRQRGNITGEAQKGNKISFGEYGLISLETDFVTSRQIEAARIAMTRRVKRGGKVWIRIFPDIPYTKKPAETRMGKGKGGVDHWNAPVKLGTVMFEMAGVTKELAEEAMMLASSKLPVKTIFVVRRDLR; from the coding sequence ATGTTAAGTCCTAAAAAGGTTAAATATAGAAAGAGGCAGAGGGGAAATATTACTGGAGAAGCTCAGAAAGGAAATAAGATATCTTTTGGAGAATATGGGCTTATTTCTCTTGAAACAGATTTTGTTACTTCAAGGCAAATTGAGGCAGCTCGTATTGCTATGACGCGTAGGGTTAAGAGGGGAGGTAAAGTTTGGATAAGAATATTTCCAGATATTCCTTATACTAAGAAGCCGGCTGAGACCAGAATGGGGAAGGGCAAGGGAGGTGTTGATCATTGGAATGCTCCTGTTAAGCTTGGTACTGTTATGTTTGAGATGGCCGGAGTGACTAAAGAACTTGCTGAAGAAGCTATGATGCTTGCTAGTTCTAAGCTTCCGGTTAAAACTATATTTGTTGTAAGAAGAGATTTGAGGTGA
- the rplV gene encoding 50S ribosomal protein L22: protein MFVNRRYTARGKNLPSSPKKVRPIANNIRGKSYIEAVAMLYSMPNKGAKLLNKVVKSAASNAMYHNKNLSEDMIIVKAVMVDDGSRRRSIWPRARGRADRLINRSCHIFVEVDEKMKNGE from the coding sequence ATGTTTGTGAATAGAAGATATACAGCAAGGGGTAAAAATTTACCATCTTCTCCAAAGAAAGTAAGACCTATAGCTAATAATATAAGAGGTAAGTCTTATATTGAAGCAGTTGCAATGCTTTATTCTATGCCCAATAAAGGTGCTAAGCTTTTGAATAAGGTAGTTAAGTCGGCAGCATCAAACGCTATGTATCACAATAAGAATCTTTCTGAAGATATGATAATTGTGAAGGCAGTTATGGTAGATGATGGAAGTCGACGTAGGAGTATTTGGCCTAGAGCTAGAGGTAGAGCTGACAGACTTATTAATAGAAGTTGTCATATTTTTGTTGAAGTTGATGAAAAGATGAAAAATGGAGAATAA
- the rpsS gene encoding 30S ribosomal protein S19, whose product MARSIKKGPFIEKSLYQKVLAASGKDKRVVIKTYSRASTIIPEMVSLTISVYNGKSFIPIYITEDLVGHKLGEFSPTRIFRGHAKSDKKGRK is encoded by the coding sequence GTGGCAAGATCTATTAAAAAAGGACCTTTTATAGAAAAAAGTCTTTATCAGAAAGTTTTGGCAGCTTCTGGCAAAGATAAAAGGGTGGTTATTAAAACATATTCTAGAGCTTCAACAATAATACCTGAAATGGTTAGTCTTACTATATCTGTTTACAATGGAAAATCTTTTATTCCTATTTATATTACTGAAGATCTTGTGGGACATAAGCTTGGTGAATTTTCTCCTACAAGGATTTTTAGAGGACATGCTAAATCGGATAAGAAGGGAAGGAAATAG
- the rplN gene encoding 50S ribosomal protein L14 produces MVQMQTYLTIADNTGGKIAQCIKVIGGSKKRYARVGDIIVIAIKQAIPNSSVKKGDVYKAVVVRTSKEIRRKNGTYVRFDDNACVILDANLNPRGKRVFGPVARELRDANFMKVVSLASEVI; encoded by the coding sequence ATGGTTCAGATGCAGACGTATCTAACGATCGCTGACAATACGGGCGGTAAGATAGCACAATGTATAAAAGTTATAGGTGGAAGCAAAAAGCGATATGCTAGAGTTGGAGATATAATCGTCATTGCTATAAAGCAGGCCATTCCTAATTCTTCCGTTAAGAAAGGAGATGTATATAAGGCTGTGGTTGTTAGAACTTCTAAGGAAATAAGACGTAAGAATGGAACGTATGTTAGATTTGATGATAATGCTTGTGTTATACTTGACGCTAATTTAAATCCAAGAGGCAAAAGGGTTTTTGGTCCTGTTGCGAGGGAATTAAGAGATGCTAATTTTATGAAAGTTGTCTCATTAGCTTCAGAGGTAATATAA
- the rpsE gene encoding 30S ribosomal protein S5 has translation MEVQANKKQIEKLISLNRVTKVVKGGRRFSFAAFMVVGDGEGQVGWGFGKANDASDAIKKSSTNARKNLRSVPIKKGTLPHMVIGDFKKAKVLIKPATEGTGIIAGGPVRAVMEAVGVHDILSKSIGSNNAMNVVKATFKAFDLVLDGRNVAGVRGKTLGTLWG, from the coding sequence GTGGAAGTTCAAGCTAATAAAAAACAAATAGAAAAGTTAATATCTCTTAATAGGGTTACTAAGGTTGTAAAAGGAGGTAGAAGATTCTCTTTTGCTGCTTTTATGGTTGTTGGTGATGGAGAAGGTCAAGTTGGATGGGGCTTTGGTAAGGCCAATGATGCTAGTGATGCTATAAAGAAGAGCTCAACAAATGCTAGAAAAAATTTACGTTCTGTTCCTATTAAGAAGGGTACTCTTCCTCATATGGTTATTGGTGATTTTAAGAAGGCTAAAGTTTTAATTAAGCCAGCTACTGAGGGTACTGGAATTATTGCGGGTGGGCCTGTCCGTGCTGTAATGGAGGCTGTTGGGGTTCATGACATCTTAAGTAAGTCTATTGGTTCAAATAATGCTATGAATGTGGTAAAAGCAACTTTTAAAGCGTTTGATCTAGTTTTAGATGGTAGAAATGTGGCTGGAGTAAGAGGAAAAACTTTAGGAACTTTATGGGGTTAA
- the rplR gene encoding 50S ribosomal protein L18: MKKIREAEKRKIKRKKKIRDRIGLGVAGRPRITVFKSNKYFYVQVIDDIVGHTLASVSTIEKDLKLNKNIDDVKKLGEILANRLKNKNISKLIFDRNGYKYHGLIADFATSLREAGIDV; this comes from the coding sequence ATGAAAAAAATAAGAGAAGCTGAAAAAAGAAAAATCAAACGAAAGAAAAAAATAAGAGATAGAATTGGTCTTGGTGTTGCAGGCAGACCTAGAATTACTGTTTTTAAGTCCAATAAATATTTTTATGTTCAAGTTATTGATGATATAGTTGGGCATACTTTGGCAAGTGTTTCGACTATTGAAAAAGATCTTAAATTGAATAAGAATATTGATGATGTAAAGAAGCTTGGTGAGATACTTGCAAATAGACTTAAAAATAAAAATATAAGTAAACTTATTTTTGATAGGAATGGTTATAAGTATCATGGTCTTATTGCAGATTTTGCAACCTCTTTGCGTGAAGCTGGTATTGATGTTTAG
- a CDS encoding type Z 30S ribosomal protein S14, with amino-acid sequence MAKKSMIIKALQRPKYRTRQKNRCKLCGRPKGYMRDFGMCRICFRKYASSGLIPGVSKSSW; translated from the coding sequence ATGGCTAAAAAGTCAATGATAATTAAGGCTTTACAAAGGCCAAAATATAGAACAAGACAAAAAAATAGATGTAAATTGTGTGGACGTCCGAAGGGATATATGAGAGATTTTGGTATGTGCCGTATATGCTTTAGGAAATATGCATCTTCTGGATTAATTCCTGGTGTTTCAAAGTCAAGCTGGTAA
- the rplB gene encoding 50S ribosomal protein L2, which produces MGIKTYKPKTSSLRYKTTLSFNDLSKGNKPLKSLTKGKASRAGRDSSGRISIRRRGGGHKRRYRKIDFGRRDKFGVPAQVVSIEYDPNRSSNIALLAYRDGDKRYIIAPKGIKVGDILESGPNAPIRSGNSFPLENIPVGKMIHNIELNPGRGGQLVRSAGSYAMLLASDEDYVTVKLPSGEMRMIFKKCMATLGEVGNEDYMNVTVGKAGKSRWLGKRPKVRGVAMNPVDHPHGGGEGKTSGGRHPVSPWGQPTKGYKTRKKKKYSDKFIVKRRNK; this is translated from the coding sequence ATGGGTATTAAAACTTATAAGCCAAAAACATCTTCTTTGCGATATAAGACAACTTTGTCTTTTAATGATTTAAGTAAGGGCAATAAGCCTTTAAAGTCTTTGACTAAGGGGAAGGCATCTAGAGCTGGAAGGGATTCTTCTGGCAGAATTAGCATTAGGAGAAGAGGTGGTGGCCATAAGAGAAGATATAGGAAGATTGATTTTGGTAGAAGAGATAAGTTTGGCGTGCCTGCTCAAGTTGTTTCTATTGAGTATGATCCTAATAGGAGTTCTAATATAGCTTTACTTGCTTATAGAGACGGAGATAAGAGATATATTATTGCACCTAAAGGAATTAAAGTTGGAGATATTTTAGAAAGTGGTCCGAATGCTCCAATAAGAAGTGGTAATTCTTTTCCTCTTGAAAATATTCCAGTTGGCAAGATGATACATAATATCGAGCTTAATCCTGGAAGAGGAGGACAACTTGTAAGAAGTGCTGGAAGTTATGCTATGTTACTTGCTTCTGATGAAGATTATGTAACTGTTAAACTTCCTTCAGGAGAGATGCGTATGATTTTTAAGAAATGTATGGCAACTCTTGGAGAGGTTGGAAATGAGGATTATATGAATGTTACTGTGGGCAAGGCTGGTAAGAGTAGATGGCTTGGGAAGAGACCTAAGGTAAGAGGTGTTGCGATGAACCCTGTTGATCATCCGCATGGAGGTGGTGAAGGTAAGACTTCTGGAGGACGTCATCCTGTTTCTCCTTGGGGACAACCTACTAAGGGGTATAAAACTCGAAAGAAAAAAAAATACTCAGATAAATTTATAGTTAAGCGAAGAAATAAGTAG
- the rplO gene encoding 50S ribosomal protein L15, producing the protein MIKLKTPLGANKTRKVVGRGPGSGLGKTSGRGQKGQKARNTSPRLGFEGGQTPLYRRLPRRGFSNHDYRLRYEIVGLGDIEKNYENGDLVNHDTLFKKRLVGKDSKNIKVLANGKLTKKVNFEISRISKAAEEIVTKIGCNIKLVN; encoded by the coding sequence ATGATTAAGTTGAAGACACCTTTGGGTGCTAATAAAACTCGGAAAGTTGTAGGTAGAGGTCCAGGATCTGGTCTTGGAAAGACATCTGGAAGAGGACAAAAAGGACAGAAAGCTAGGAATACCTCACCAAGACTTGGGTTTGAAGGGGGTCAGACTCCTCTTTATAGAAGACTTCCTAGAAGAGGATTTTCTAATCATGACTATAGATTAAGATATGAGATTGTGGGTCTTGGAGACATAGAGAAAAATTATGAGAATGGAGATTTAGTAAATCATGATACTTTATTTAAAAAGAGGCTTGTAGGTAAAGATTCTAAGAACATTAAAGTTTTAGCTAATGGTAAACTTACTAAGAAGGTAAATTTTGAAATTTCTCGTATTTCAAAAGCAGCTGAAGAAATTGTAACAAAAATTGGTTGTAATATTAAATTAGTAAATTAG
- the rpsJ gene encoding 30S ribosomal protein S10 — MIAKDKIRVRLFSFDVKILDQSAESIVRAVQKSKAQIKGPIPLPTKIKKYTVLRSPHVNKKSREQFEMRTHKRLIDILDPTSALMDSLMKLELPAGVEVDIK; from the coding sequence TTGATTGCTAAAGATAAAATAAGGGTGAGGCTTTTTAGTTTTGATGTTAAGATATTGGATCAGAGTGCTGAGTCTATTGTTAGAGCTGTTCAAAAATCTAAAGCTCAAATAAAAGGTCCTATTCCTTTACCCACAAAGATAAAAAAATATACTGTTTTGCGTTCTCCTCATGTTAATAAAAAATCAAGAGAACAATTTGAAATGAGAACTCATAAGAGGCTTATTGATATTTTAGATCCTACTTCTGCTTTGATGGATTCTTTGATGAAATTAGAGCTTCCAGCGGGAGTGGAAGTGGATATCAAGTAG
- the rpmD gene encoding 50S ribosomal protein L30: MIKRKLRLQLKNTRFKAFRSRFKNKAFIRRMENNREIISKGDNIKIEVKLKRSLIGKLDNKVRTLRALGLNRIGDIRVHNLDKSIRGMLNEVINMVLISEVKND; this comes from the coding sequence ATGATTAAGAGAAAATTAAGACTTCAGCTTAAGAATACTAGATTTAAAGCTTTCAGATCTAGATTTAAAAATAAGGCTTTTATTAGGAGGATGGAGAATAATAGAGAAATTATTTCTAAGGGTGATAACATTAAGATTGAGGTTAAACTTAAGAGAAGTTTGATTGGTAAGTTAGACAACAAGGTTAGGACATTGAGAGCTTTGGGATTAAATAGAATAGGAGATATAAGGGTACATAACTTAGACAAATCAATTAGAGGAATGCTTAATGAGGTAATTAATATGGTTTTAATAAGTGAGGTAAAAAATGATTAA